The window ACTTCTGCAAGCCCTTCCATTCTCTGCAACCTCTTGCTAACGTCCCCGCAACACGCGAGAGCAGCGGCGCAGCACGCCGAGCGCCGGTTGGCAAGAAACTTACAGAGCTTCCACTGGCGGGATCGCCTCTCCCCCGGCGTGCCGCCATGACGACAGGAGTACCGATGCGCATCCGTACCGCGGGTGTGGTCGCCGTCCTCGGCCTGGCGCTCGCCGCCTCCGGCTGTGGTGGCGACAGCAACGACGAGCCGGCCGCGAAGGAATCCAGCAAGGCCGCCACCGGCGGCAAGCTGGTGATCTGGGCCGACGACAAGCGCGCCGCCGCCCTCAAGCCGTTCGGCGAGAAGTTCGGCAAGGAGAACGGCGTCACGGTCGAGGTCCAGGCCGTCTCCAAGGACCTCCAGACCAACTTCGTCACCGCCTCCCAGCAGGGCAGCGGCCCGGACGTCGTGGTCGGCGCGCACGACTGGATCGGCAACCTGGTGCAGAACGGCGCCATCGACCCGGTCCAGCTCGCCGCCGAGCAGAAGAGCGCCTTCAACGAGACCGCCGTCAAGGCCGTCACGTTCAACGGCCAGCTCTACGGCGTGCCGTACGCCATGGAGAACCTGGCGCTGATCCGCAACACCGAGCTGGCTCCCGAGGCGCCGAAGACCATCGAGGACCTGGTCGCCGCCGGCAAGAAGCTCAAGGCCGAGAAGAAGGCCAGCGAGATCCTCTGCCTCCAGTCCGGCCAGAACGGCGACGCGTACCACATCTACCCGCTCTACACCTCGGCCGGCGGCTACCTCTTCGGCACCGCCGCCAACGGCGACTACGACCCGAAGGACCTGGGCGTGGGCAAGCCGGAGTCGATCGCGGCGTTCCAGAAGATCGCCAAGCTGGGTGAGAAGGGCGAGGGTGCGCTGAAGCGCTCCATCACCGGCGAGAACTCCATCGCCACCTTCACCGGCAAGAAGTGCGCCTTCCTGGTCTCCGGCCCGTGGGCCATCGCCGACGCCAAGAAGGCCAACATCAAGTACGACATCTCCCCGGTCCCCGGCTTCGCCGGCGGCAAGGAGGCCCAGCCGTTCGTGGGCGTCCAGTCCTTCTACGTCGCGGCCAAGGGGCAGAACAAGGCCCTGGCGCAGGAGTTCGTCGCGAACCACGTGACCACCCCGGACCTCGCCATGGCGCTCTACAACGCCGAGCCGCGTCCCCCGGCGCTGACCGCCGCGCTCGACCAGGTCAAGGGCAGCGACCCGGACCTGGCCAAGTTCCAGGAGGCCGGCAAGAACGGCCAGGTGCTCCCGGCGATCCCGGCCATGGCCGCGATCTGGGACCCGTTCGGCAAGGCGGAGGCCGCCATCATCGGCGGCGCCGACCCGGCCAAGACGATCACCGCCGCCGGTAAGACGATCGCCGGCCAGATCAAGTAATGAGCACGTCGTCGTCCGGCCCGGGGACTGCCACGCAGCCCCCGGGCCGGGGGCCCGTACGGTCCGGGTCCCCGCGCACGTCCCGTACCGCGCGGAACCACGCGCCGATCACCCTGACGGGCCTGCTCGTCAAGGTGGTCCTGCTCGGCCTCGTGGCC is drawn from Micromonospora sp. NBC_01740 and contains these coding sequences:
- a CDS encoding sugar ABC transporter substrate-binding protein, with the protein product MRIRTAGVVAVLGLALAASGCGGDSNDEPAAKESSKAATGGKLVIWADDKRAAALKPFGEKFGKENGVTVEVQAVSKDLQTNFVTASQQGSGPDVVVGAHDWIGNLVQNGAIDPVQLAAEQKSAFNETAVKAVTFNGQLYGVPYAMENLALIRNTELAPEAPKTIEDLVAAGKKLKAEKKASEILCLQSGQNGDAYHIYPLYTSAGGYLFGTAANGDYDPKDLGVGKPESIAAFQKIAKLGEKGEGALKRSITGENSIATFTGKKCAFLVSGPWAIADAKKANIKYDISPVPGFAGGKEAQPFVGVQSFYVAAKGQNKALAQEFVANHVTTPDLAMALYNAEPRPPALTAALDQVKGSDPDLAKFQEAGKNGQVLPAIPAMAAIWDPFGKAEAAIIGGADPAKTITAAGKTIAGQIK